A DNA window from Hypomesus transpacificus isolate Combined female chromosome 24, fHypTra1, whole genome shotgun sequence contains the following coding sequences:
- the git2a gene encoding ARF GTPase-activating protein GIT2a isoform X8, with product MSKRLRNSEVCADCSVPDPRWASVNRGVLVCDECCGVHRSLGRHSSQVRHLTHTTWPPTQLQMVQTLYNNGANSIWEHSLLDPAAVMSGKRKANPQDKVHPNKTEFIKAKYQMLAFVHRMPCRDDDSFTAKDLSKQLHSSVRTGNLETCLRLLSLGAQANFFHPEKGNRPLHVAAKAGQVSQAELLTVYGADPGAPDTSGKTPIDYARQAGHCDLAERLVEIQYELTDRLAFYLCGRKPDHRCGQHFIIPQMADRNISLDLSELAKAAKKKLQSLSNHLFEELAMDVYDEVDRRETDAVWLATQNHSTLVMETTVVPFLPVNPEYSSTRNQGRQKLARFNAHEFATLVIDILSDAKRRQQGNSLTSPKDNVELILKSVGSRHGSESQDNDQPDYDSVASDEDTDQEPSSCKGDRTKSLDSDLSDGPITVQEFLDVKNALSASEAKIQQLLKVNNNLSDELRLMQKKTGRAALVTSSSSLPSFPSTLSWSPDESAQRASRMEKQTSMPDSDYDNATNDTEMEDSGVFRRGRLRSSGWLGEGSSIPELDDLEAEPDPSLPSTEDVIRKTEQITKNIQELLRAAQENKHDRPCEREGVRRLRHSLGCFSTLVPWVDKPPSPLLAPGLRPPDPSTWYSGLCSCLPGTVSLSPSLSLSLSLCLSLSLCLSLCLSLSLSLSLCVMPPPSPPH from the exons ATGTCTAAACGTCTCAGGAATAGTGAGGTTTGCGCGGATTGCAGTGTTCCAG ATCCTCGCTGGGCGTCGGTGAACAGGGGCGTGTTGGTCTGTGATGAGTGCTGCGGCGTCCATCGGAGTCTGGGCCGCCACAGCTCCCAGGTCCGTCACCTGACTCACACCACGTGGCCTCCCACTCAGCTCCAG ATGGTTCAGACATTATACAACAATGGGGCCAACTCGATATGGGAGCACTCTCTCCTGGACCCCGCGGCTGTTATGAGCGGGAAGCGCAAGGCCAACCCCCAGGACAAAGTGCA CCCAAACAAAACGGAGTTCATAAAAGCCAAATATCAAATGTTGGCTTTTGTTCACCGGATGCCGTGTCGAGATGATGACAGTTTTACAGCTAAGGACCTAAGCAAG cAACTTCACTCGAGTGTCCGCACAGGTAATCTGGAGACGTGTTTGAGGTTACTCTCTCTGGGAGCCCAGGCAAACTTCTTTCACCCC GAAAAAGGGAACAGGCCCCTGCATGTGGCTGCCAAGGCTGGCCAGGTGTCTCAGGCCGAGCTGCTGACCGTGTACGGGGCTGACCCCGGGGCCCCAGATACCAGCGGCAAGACCCCCATCGACTACGCAAG GCAAGCTGGGCACTGTGACTTggcagagaggctggtggagaTCCAGTACGAGTTGACCGACCGTCTGGCTTTCTATCTGTGTGGGAGGAAACCTG ATCATAGATGTGGCCAACACTTCATAATTCCCCAGATGGCAGACAG GAACAT CAGTTTAGATCTGTCTGAACTCGCAAAGGCAGCCAAGAAGAAGCTGCAGTCG CTCAGTAATCATCTGTTTGAGGAGCTGGCGATGGACGTGTACGACGAGGTGGACAGAAGGGAGACGGATGCAG TTTGGTTAGCGACGCAGAACCACAGCACTCTGGTGATGGAGACCACAGTGGTGCCTTTCCTTCCTGTGAACCCGGAATACTCGTCGACACGAAACCAG GGACGACAAAAACTTGCGAGATTCAACGCGCACGAGTTTGCGACTCTTGTGATCGATATACTGAGCGATGCAAAACGTAGACAGCAGGGGAATTCTCTCACGAGTCCCAAAG ATAACGTGGAGCTGATCCTGAAGAGCGTGGGCAGCCGACATGGCAGTGAGAGCCAGGACAACGACCAGCCCGACTACGACAGCGTGGCCTCGGACGAGGACACGGACCAGGAGCCCTCCTCCTGCAAGGGAGACCGCACCAAG AGCCTGGACTCTGACCTGTCGGACGGGCCCATCACGGTGCAGGAGTTCCTGGACGTGAAGAACGCCCTGTCTGCCTCAGAGGCCAAGATCCAACAGCTGCTGAAGGTCAACAACAACCTGAGCGATGAACTCAGACTCATGCAGAAAAAG ACGGGAAGGGCCGCTTTGGTaacttcctcctcatccctcccctccttcccatcCACCCTGTCTTGGTCGCCGGACGAAAGTGCTCAAAGG GCCTCCAGGATGGAGAAACAGACCAGCATGCCTGACAGTGACTATGACAACGCCACCAACGACACGGAAATGGAGGACTCAGG GGTGTTCAGGAGGGGCAGGCTGAGGAGCAGCGGCTGGCTGGGCGAGGGCAGCTCCATCCCTGAGCTGGACGACCTGGAGGCGGAGCCTGACCCCAGCCTGCCCAGCACGGAGGACGTCATCCGCAAGACGGAGCAGATCACCAAGAACATCCAGGAGCTGCTGCGCGCCGCCCAGGAGAACAAACACGACAG ACCGTGTGAGCGTGAGGGTGTTCGCAGGCTCAGGCACAGCCTGGGCTGCTTCAGCACCCTGGTGCCCTGGGTGgacaagcccccctcccccctgctggccCCCGGCCTCCGGccccctgacccctccacctGGTACTCTGGCCTCTGTTCCTGCCTCCCAGgcacagtgtctctctctccctctctctctctgtctctctctctctgtctctctctctctctctgtctctctctctgtctctctctctctctctctctctctctgtgtgttatgcctcccccttcacctcctcac
- the git2a gene encoding ARF GTPase-activating protein GIT2a isoform X9, whose protein sequence is MSKRLRNSEVCADCSVPDPRWASVNRGVLVCDECCGVHRSLGRHSSQVRHLTHTTWPPTQLQMVQTLYNNGANSIWEHSLLDPAAVMSGKRKANPQDKVHPNKTEFIKAKYQMLAFVHRMPCRDDDSFTAKDLSKQLHSSVRTGNLETCLRLLSLGAQANFFHPEKGNRPLHVAAKAGQVSQAELLTVYGADPGAPDTSGKTPIDYARQAGHCDLAERLVEIQYELTDRLAFYLCGRKPDHRCGQHFIIPQMADRNISLDLSELAKAAKKKLQSLSNHLFEELAMDVYDEVDRRETDAVWLATQNHSTLVMETTVVPFLPVNPEYSSTRNQGRQKLARFNAHEFATLVIDILSDAKRRQQGNSLTSPKDNVELILKSVGSRHGSESQDNDQPDYDSVASDEDTDQEPSSCKGDRTKSLDSDLSDGPITVQEFLDVKNALSASEAKIQQLLKVNNNLSDELRLMQKKASRMEKQTSMPDSDYDNATNDTEMEDSGVFRRGRLRSSGWLGEGSSIPELDDLEAEPDPSLPSTEDVIRKTEQITKNIQELLRAAQENKHDRPCEREGVRRLRHSLGCFSTLVPWVDKPPSPLLAPGLRPPDPSTWYSGLCSCLPGTVSLSPSLSLSLSLCLSLSLCLSLCLSLSLSLSLCVMPPPSPPH, encoded by the exons ATGTCTAAACGTCTCAGGAATAGTGAGGTTTGCGCGGATTGCAGTGTTCCAG ATCCTCGCTGGGCGTCGGTGAACAGGGGCGTGTTGGTCTGTGATGAGTGCTGCGGCGTCCATCGGAGTCTGGGCCGCCACAGCTCCCAGGTCCGTCACCTGACTCACACCACGTGGCCTCCCACTCAGCTCCAG ATGGTTCAGACATTATACAACAATGGGGCCAACTCGATATGGGAGCACTCTCTCCTGGACCCCGCGGCTGTTATGAGCGGGAAGCGCAAGGCCAACCCCCAGGACAAAGTGCA CCCAAACAAAACGGAGTTCATAAAAGCCAAATATCAAATGTTGGCTTTTGTTCACCGGATGCCGTGTCGAGATGATGACAGTTTTACAGCTAAGGACCTAAGCAAG cAACTTCACTCGAGTGTCCGCACAGGTAATCTGGAGACGTGTTTGAGGTTACTCTCTCTGGGAGCCCAGGCAAACTTCTTTCACCCC GAAAAAGGGAACAGGCCCCTGCATGTGGCTGCCAAGGCTGGCCAGGTGTCTCAGGCCGAGCTGCTGACCGTGTACGGGGCTGACCCCGGGGCCCCAGATACCAGCGGCAAGACCCCCATCGACTACGCAAG GCAAGCTGGGCACTGTGACTTggcagagaggctggtggagaTCCAGTACGAGTTGACCGACCGTCTGGCTTTCTATCTGTGTGGGAGGAAACCTG ATCATAGATGTGGCCAACACTTCATAATTCCCCAGATGGCAGACAG GAACAT CAGTTTAGATCTGTCTGAACTCGCAAAGGCAGCCAAGAAGAAGCTGCAGTCG CTCAGTAATCATCTGTTTGAGGAGCTGGCGATGGACGTGTACGACGAGGTGGACAGAAGGGAGACGGATGCAG TTTGGTTAGCGACGCAGAACCACAGCACTCTGGTGATGGAGACCACAGTGGTGCCTTTCCTTCCTGTGAACCCGGAATACTCGTCGACACGAAACCAG GGACGACAAAAACTTGCGAGATTCAACGCGCACGAGTTTGCGACTCTTGTGATCGATATACTGAGCGATGCAAAACGTAGACAGCAGGGGAATTCTCTCACGAGTCCCAAAG ATAACGTGGAGCTGATCCTGAAGAGCGTGGGCAGCCGACATGGCAGTGAGAGCCAGGACAACGACCAGCCCGACTACGACAGCGTGGCCTCGGACGAGGACACGGACCAGGAGCCCTCCTCCTGCAAGGGAGACCGCACCAAG AGCCTGGACTCTGACCTGTCGGACGGGCCCATCACGGTGCAGGAGTTCCTGGACGTGAAGAACGCCCTGTCTGCCTCAGAGGCCAAGATCCAACAGCTGCTGAAGGTCAACAACAACCTGAGCGATGAACTCAGACTCATGCAGAAAAAG GCCTCCAGGATGGAGAAACAGACCAGCATGCCTGACAGTGACTATGACAACGCCACCAACGACACGGAAATGGAGGACTCAGG GGTGTTCAGGAGGGGCAGGCTGAGGAGCAGCGGCTGGCTGGGCGAGGGCAGCTCCATCCCTGAGCTGGACGACCTGGAGGCGGAGCCTGACCCCAGCCTGCCCAGCACGGAGGACGTCATCCGCAAGACGGAGCAGATCACCAAGAACATCCAGGAGCTGCTGCGCGCCGCCCAGGAGAACAAACACGACAG ACCGTGTGAGCGTGAGGGTGTTCGCAGGCTCAGGCACAGCCTGGGCTGCTTCAGCACCCTGGTGCCCTGGGTGgacaagcccccctcccccctgctggccCCCGGCCTCCGGccccctgacccctccacctGGTACTCTGGCCTCTGTTCCTGCCTCCCAGgcacagtgtctctctctccctctctctctctgtctctctctctctgtctctctctctctctctgtctctctctctgtctctctctctctctctctctctctctgtgtgttatgcctcccccttcacctcctcac
- the git2a gene encoding ARF GTPase-activating protein GIT2a isoform X1 — protein sequence MSKRLRNSEVCADCSVPDPRWASVNRGVLVCDECCGVHRSLGRHSSQVRHLTHTTWPPTQLQMVQTLYNNGANSIWEHSLLDPAAVMSGKRKANPQDKVHPNKTEFIKAKYQMLAFVHRMPCRDDDSFTAKDLSKQLHSSVRTGNLETCLRLLSLGAQANFFHPEKGNRPLHVAAKAGQVSQAELLTVYGADPGAPDTSGKTPIDYARQAGHCDLAERLVEIQYELTDRLAFYLCGRKPDHRCGQHFIIPQMADRNISLDLSELAKAAKKKLQSLSNHLFEELAMDVYDEVDRRETDAVWLATQNHSTLVMETTVVPFLPVNPEYSSTRNQGRQKLARFNAHEFATLVIDILSDAKRRQQGNSLTSPKDNVELILKSVGSRHGSESQDNDQPDYDSVASDEDTDQEPSSCKGDRTKSLDSDLSDGPITVQEFLDVKNALSASEAKIQQLLKVNNNLSDELRLMQKKLQSLQSENTSLRRQGPASMYQVPGSPGPPDPSSPSALKRRQAARASRPMSMYETGSGLKPCLLKGETPYPEEGLPTLQPFPPHTGRAALVTSSSSLPSFPSTLSWSPDESAQRASRMEKQTSMPDSDYDNATNDTEMEDSGVFRRGRLRSSGWLGEGSSIPELDDLEAEPDPSLPSTEDVIRKTEQITKNIQELLRAAQENKHDRPCEREGVRRLRHSLGCFSTLVPWVDKPPSPLLAPGLRPPDPSTWYSGLCSCLPGTVSLSPSLSLSLSLCLSLSLCLSLCLSLSLSLSLCVMPPPSPPH from the exons ATGTCTAAACGTCTCAGGAATAGTGAGGTTTGCGCGGATTGCAGTGTTCCAG ATCCTCGCTGGGCGTCGGTGAACAGGGGCGTGTTGGTCTGTGATGAGTGCTGCGGCGTCCATCGGAGTCTGGGCCGCCACAGCTCCCAGGTCCGTCACCTGACTCACACCACGTGGCCTCCCACTCAGCTCCAG ATGGTTCAGACATTATACAACAATGGGGCCAACTCGATATGGGAGCACTCTCTCCTGGACCCCGCGGCTGTTATGAGCGGGAAGCGCAAGGCCAACCCCCAGGACAAAGTGCA CCCAAACAAAACGGAGTTCATAAAAGCCAAATATCAAATGTTGGCTTTTGTTCACCGGATGCCGTGTCGAGATGATGACAGTTTTACAGCTAAGGACCTAAGCAAG cAACTTCACTCGAGTGTCCGCACAGGTAATCTGGAGACGTGTTTGAGGTTACTCTCTCTGGGAGCCCAGGCAAACTTCTTTCACCCC GAAAAAGGGAACAGGCCCCTGCATGTGGCTGCCAAGGCTGGCCAGGTGTCTCAGGCCGAGCTGCTGACCGTGTACGGGGCTGACCCCGGGGCCCCAGATACCAGCGGCAAGACCCCCATCGACTACGCAAG GCAAGCTGGGCACTGTGACTTggcagagaggctggtggagaTCCAGTACGAGTTGACCGACCGTCTGGCTTTCTATCTGTGTGGGAGGAAACCTG ATCATAGATGTGGCCAACACTTCATAATTCCCCAGATGGCAGACAG GAACAT CAGTTTAGATCTGTCTGAACTCGCAAAGGCAGCCAAGAAGAAGCTGCAGTCG CTCAGTAATCATCTGTTTGAGGAGCTGGCGATGGACGTGTACGACGAGGTGGACAGAAGGGAGACGGATGCAG TTTGGTTAGCGACGCAGAACCACAGCACTCTGGTGATGGAGACCACAGTGGTGCCTTTCCTTCCTGTGAACCCGGAATACTCGTCGACACGAAACCAG GGACGACAAAAACTTGCGAGATTCAACGCGCACGAGTTTGCGACTCTTGTGATCGATATACTGAGCGATGCAAAACGTAGACAGCAGGGGAATTCTCTCACGAGTCCCAAAG ATAACGTGGAGCTGATCCTGAAGAGCGTGGGCAGCCGACATGGCAGTGAGAGCCAGGACAACGACCAGCCCGACTACGACAGCGTGGCCTCGGACGAGGACACGGACCAGGAGCCCTCCTCCTGCAAGGGAGACCGCACCAAG AGCCTGGACTCTGACCTGTCGGACGGGCCCATCACGGTGCAGGAGTTCCTGGACGTGAAGAACGCCCTGTCTGCCTCAGAGGCCAAGATCCAACAGCTGCTGAAGGTCAACAACAACCTGAGCGATGAACTCAGACTCATGCAGAAAAAG CTGCAGTCTCTGCAAAGCGAGAATACCTCTCTGAGGCGACAGGGCCCAGCCAGTATGTATCAGGTCCCCGGCTCCCCAGGCCCCCCcgacccctccagcccctcagccctgaAACGGAGGCAGGCAGCGCGGGCCAGCCGGCCCATGTCTATGTATGAGACTGGCTCGGGTCTGAAGCCCTGCCTCCTCAAAGGGGAGACCCCGTACCCAGAGGAGGGCCTCCCCACCCTGCAACCTTTCCCTCCTCAT ACGGGAAGGGCCGCTTTGGTaacttcctcctcatccctcccctccttcccatcCACCCTGTCTTGGTCGCCGGACGAAAGTGCTCAAAGG GCCTCCAGGATGGAGAAACAGACCAGCATGCCTGACAGTGACTATGACAACGCCACCAACGACACGGAAATGGAGGACTCAGG GGTGTTCAGGAGGGGCAGGCTGAGGAGCAGCGGCTGGCTGGGCGAGGGCAGCTCCATCCCTGAGCTGGACGACCTGGAGGCGGAGCCTGACCCCAGCCTGCCCAGCACGGAGGACGTCATCCGCAAGACGGAGCAGATCACCAAGAACATCCAGGAGCTGCTGCGCGCCGCCCAGGAGAACAAACACGACAG ACCGTGTGAGCGTGAGGGTGTTCGCAGGCTCAGGCACAGCCTGGGCTGCTTCAGCACCCTGGTGCCCTGGGTGgacaagcccccctcccccctgctggccCCCGGCCTCCGGccccctgacccctccacctGGTACTCTGGCCTCTGTTCCTGCCTCCCAGgcacagtgtctctctctccctctctctctctgtctctctctctctgtctctctctctctctctgtctctctctctgtctctctctctctctctctctctctctgtgtgttatgcctcccccttcacctcctcac
- the git2a gene encoding ARF GTPase-activating protein GIT2a isoform X2, with translation MSKRLRNSEVCADCSVPDPRWASVNRGVLVCDECCGVHRSLGRHSSQVRHLTHTTWPPTQLQMVQTLYNNGANSIWEHSLLDPAAVMSGKRKANPQDKVHPNKTEFIKAKYQMLAFVHRMPCRDDDSFTAKDLSKQLHSSVRTGNLETCLRLLSLGAQANFFHPEKGNRPLHVAAKAGQVSQAELLTVYGADPGAPDTSGKTPIDYARQAGHCDLAERLVEIQYELTDRLAFYLCGRKPDHRCGQHFIIPQMADSSLDLSELAKAAKKKLQSLSNHLFEELAMDVYDEVDRRETDAVWLATQNHSTLVMETTVVPFLPVNPEYSSTRNQGRQKLARFNAHEFATLVIDILSDAKRRQQGNSLTSPKDNVELILKSVGSRHGSESQDNDQPDYDSVASDEDTDQEPSSCKGDRTKSLDSDLSDGPITVQEFLDVKNALSASEAKIQQLLKVNNNLSDELRLMQKKLQSLQSENTSLRRQGPASMYQVPGSPGPPDPSSPSALKRRQAARASRPMSMYETGSGLKPCLLKGETPYPEEGLPTLQPFPPHTGRAALVTSSSSLPSFPSTLSWSPDESAQRASRMEKQTSMPDSDYDNATNDTEMEDSGVFRRGRLRSSGWLGEGSSIPELDDLEAEPDPSLPSTEDVIRKTEQITKNIQELLRAAQENKHDRPCEREGVRRLRHSLGCFSTLVPWVDKPPSPLLAPGLRPPDPSTWYSGLCSCLPGTVSLSPSLSLSLSLCLSLSLCLSLCLSLSLSLSLCVMPPPSPPH, from the exons ATGTCTAAACGTCTCAGGAATAGTGAGGTTTGCGCGGATTGCAGTGTTCCAG ATCCTCGCTGGGCGTCGGTGAACAGGGGCGTGTTGGTCTGTGATGAGTGCTGCGGCGTCCATCGGAGTCTGGGCCGCCACAGCTCCCAGGTCCGTCACCTGACTCACACCACGTGGCCTCCCACTCAGCTCCAG ATGGTTCAGACATTATACAACAATGGGGCCAACTCGATATGGGAGCACTCTCTCCTGGACCCCGCGGCTGTTATGAGCGGGAAGCGCAAGGCCAACCCCCAGGACAAAGTGCA CCCAAACAAAACGGAGTTCATAAAAGCCAAATATCAAATGTTGGCTTTTGTTCACCGGATGCCGTGTCGAGATGATGACAGTTTTACAGCTAAGGACCTAAGCAAG cAACTTCACTCGAGTGTCCGCACAGGTAATCTGGAGACGTGTTTGAGGTTACTCTCTCTGGGAGCCCAGGCAAACTTCTTTCACCCC GAAAAAGGGAACAGGCCCCTGCATGTGGCTGCCAAGGCTGGCCAGGTGTCTCAGGCCGAGCTGCTGACCGTGTACGGGGCTGACCCCGGGGCCCCAGATACCAGCGGCAAGACCCCCATCGACTACGCAAG GCAAGCTGGGCACTGTGACTTggcagagaggctggtggagaTCCAGTACGAGTTGACCGACCGTCTGGCTTTCTATCTGTGTGGGAGGAAACCTG ATCATAGATGTGGCCAACACTTCATAATTCCCCAGATGGCAGACAG CAGTTTAGATCTGTCTGAACTCGCAAAGGCAGCCAAGAAGAAGCTGCAGTCG CTCAGTAATCATCTGTTTGAGGAGCTGGCGATGGACGTGTACGACGAGGTGGACAGAAGGGAGACGGATGCAG TTTGGTTAGCGACGCAGAACCACAGCACTCTGGTGATGGAGACCACAGTGGTGCCTTTCCTTCCTGTGAACCCGGAATACTCGTCGACACGAAACCAG GGACGACAAAAACTTGCGAGATTCAACGCGCACGAGTTTGCGACTCTTGTGATCGATATACTGAGCGATGCAAAACGTAGACAGCAGGGGAATTCTCTCACGAGTCCCAAAG ATAACGTGGAGCTGATCCTGAAGAGCGTGGGCAGCCGACATGGCAGTGAGAGCCAGGACAACGACCAGCCCGACTACGACAGCGTGGCCTCGGACGAGGACACGGACCAGGAGCCCTCCTCCTGCAAGGGAGACCGCACCAAG AGCCTGGACTCTGACCTGTCGGACGGGCCCATCACGGTGCAGGAGTTCCTGGACGTGAAGAACGCCCTGTCTGCCTCAGAGGCCAAGATCCAACAGCTGCTGAAGGTCAACAACAACCTGAGCGATGAACTCAGACTCATGCAGAAAAAG CTGCAGTCTCTGCAAAGCGAGAATACCTCTCTGAGGCGACAGGGCCCAGCCAGTATGTATCAGGTCCCCGGCTCCCCAGGCCCCCCcgacccctccagcccctcagccctgaAACGGAGGCAGGCAGCGCGGGCCAGCCGGCCCATGTCTATGTATGAGACTGGCTCGGGTCTGAAGCCCTGCCTCCTCAAAGGGGAGACCCCGTACCCAGAGGAGGGCCTCCCCACCCTGCAACCTTTCCCTCCTCAT ACGGGAAGGGCCGCTTTGGTaacttcctcctcatccctcccctccttcccatcCACCCTGTCTTGGTCGCCGGACGAAAGTGCTCAAAGG GCCTCCAGGATGGAGAAACAGACCAGCATGCCTGACAGTGACTATGACAACGCCACCAACGACACGGAAATGGAGGACTCAGG GGTGTTCAGGAGGGGCAGGCTGAGGAGCAGCGGCTGGCTGGGCGAGGGCAGCTCCATCCCTGAGCTGGACGACCTGGAGGCGGAGCCTGACCCCAGCCTGCCCAGCACGGAGGACGTCATCCGCAAGACGGAGCAGATCACCAAGAACATCCAGGAGCTGCTGCGCGCCGCCCAGGAGAACAAACACGACAG ACCGTGTGAGCGTGAGGGTGTTCGCAGGCTCAGGCACAGCCTGGGCTGCTTCAGCACCCTGGTGCCCTGGGTGgacaagcccccctcccccctgctggccCCCGGCCTCCGGccccctgacccctccacctGGTACTCTGGCCTCTGTTCCTGCCTCCCAGgcacagtgtctctctctccctctctctctctgtctctctctctctgtctctctctctctctctgtctctctctctgtctctctctctctctctctctctctctgtgtgttatgcctcccccttcacctcctcac
- the git2a gene encoding ARF GTPase-activating protein GIT2a isoform X5, which yields MSKRLRNSEVCADCSVPDPRWASVNRGVLVCDECCGVHRSLGRHSSQVRHLTHTTWPPTQLQMVQTLYNNGANSIWEHSLLDPAAVMSGKRKANPQDKVHPNKTEFIKAKYQMLAFVHRMPCRDDDSFTAKDLSKQLHSSVRTGNLETCLRLLSLGAQANFFHPEKGNRPLHVAAKAGQVSQAELLTVYGADPGAPDTSGKTPIDYARQAGHCDLAERLVEIQYELTDRLAFYLCGRKPDHRCGQHFIIPQMADRNISLDLSELAKAAKKKLQSLSNHLFEELAMDVYDEVDRRETDAVWLATQNHSTLVMETTVVPFLPVNPEYSSTRNQGRQKLARFNAHEFATLVIDILSDAKRRQQGNSLTSPKDNVELILKSVGSRHGSESQDNDQPDYDSVASDEDTDQEPSSCKGDRTKSLDSDLSDGPITVQEFLDVKNALSASEAKIQQLLKVNNNLSDELRLMQKKLQSLQSENTSLRRQGPASMYQVPGSPGPPDPSSPSALKRRQAARASRPMSMYETGSGLKPCLLKGETPYPEEGLPTLQPFPPHASRMEKQTSMPDSDYDNATNDTEMEDSGVFRRGRLRSSGWLGEGSSIPELDDLEAEPDPSLPSTEDVIRKTEQITKNIQELLRAAQENKHDRPCEREGVRRLRHSLGCFSTLVPWVDKPPSPLLAPGLRPPDPSTWYSGLCSCLPGTVSLSPSLSLSLSLCLSLSLCLSLCLSLSLSLSLCVMPPPSPPH from the exons ATGTCTAAACGTCTCAGGAATAGTGAGGTTTGCGCGGATTGCAGTGTTCCAG ATCCTCGCTGGGCGTCGGTGAACAGGGGCGTGTTGGTCTGTGATGAGTGCTGCGGCGTCCATCGGAGTCTGGGCCGCCACAGCTCCCAGGTCCGTCACCTGACTCACACCACGTGGCCTCCCACTCAGCTCCAG ATGGTTCAGACATTATACAACAATGGGGCCAACTCGATATGGGAGCACTCTCTCCTGGACCCCGCGGCTGTTATGAGCGGGAAGCGCAAGGCCAACCCCCAGGACAAAGTGCA CCCAAACAAAACGGAGTTCATAAAAGCCAAATATCAAATGTTGGCTTTTGTTCACCGGATGCCGTGTCGAGATGATGACAGTTTTACAGCTAAGGACCTAAGCAAG cAACTTCACTCGAGTGTCCGCACAGGTAATCTGGAGACGTGTTTGAGGTTACTCTCTCTGGGAGCCCAGGCAAACTTCTTTCACCCC GAAAAAGGGAACAGGCCCCTGCATGTGGCTGCCAAGGCTGGCCAGGTGTCTCAGGCCGAGCTGCTGACCGTGTACGGGGCTGACCCCGGGGCCCCAGATACCAGCGGCAAGACCCCCATCGACTACGCAAG GCAAGCTGGGCACTGTGACTTggcagagaggctggtggagaTCCAGTACGAGTTGACCGACCGTCTGGCTTTCTATCTGTGTGGGAGGAAACCTG ATCATAGATGTGGCCAACACTTCATAATTCCCCAGATGGCAGACAG GAACAT CAGTTTAGATCTGTCTGAACTCGCAAAGGCAGCCAAGAAGAAGCTGCAGTCG CTCAGTAATCATCTGTTTGAGGAGCTGGCGATGGACGTGTACGACGAGGTGGACAGAAGGGAGACGGATGCAG TTTGGTTAGCGACGCAGAACCACAGCACTCTGGTGATGGAGACCACAGTGGTGCCTTTCCTTCCTGTGAACCCGGAATACTCGTCGACACGAAACCAG GGACGACAAAAACTTGCGAGATTCAACGCGCACGAGTTTGCGACTCTTGTGATCGATATACTGAGCGATGCAAAACGTAGACAGCAGGGGAATTCTCTCACGAGTCCCAAAG ATAACGTGGAGCTGATCCTGAAGAGCGTGGGCAGCCGACATGGCAGTGAGAGCCAGGACAACGACCAGCCCGACTACGACAGCGTGGCCTCGGACGAGGACACGGACCAGGAGCCCTCCTCCTGCAAGGGAGACCGCACCAAG AGCCTGGACTCTGACCTGTCGGACGGGCCCATCACGGTGCAGGAGTTCCTGGACGTGAAGAACGCCCTGTCTGCCTCAGAGGCCAAGATCCAACAGCTGCTGAAGGTCAACAACAACCTGAGCGATGAACTCAGACTCATGCAGAAAAAG CTGCAGTCTCTGCAAAGCGAGAATACCTCTCTGAGGCGACAGGGCCCAGCCAGTATGTATCAGGTCCCCGGCTCCCCAGGCCCCCCcgacccctccagcccctcagccctgaAACGGAGGCAGGCAGCGCGGGCCAGCCGGCCCATGTCTATGTATGAGACTGGCTCGGGTCTGAAGCCCTGCCTCCTCAAAGGGGAGACCCCGTACCCAGAGGAGGGCCTCCCCACCCTGCAACCTTTCCCTCCTCAT GCCTCCAGGATGGAGAAACAGACCAGCATGCCTGACAGTGACTATGACAACGCCACCAACGACACGGAAATGGAGGACTCAGG GGTGTTCAGGAGGGGCAGGCTGAGGAGCAGCGGCTGGCTGGGCGAGGGCAGCTCCATCCCTGAGCTGGACGACCTGGAGGCGGAGCCTGACCCCAGCCTGCCCAGCACGGAGGACGTCATCCGCAAGACGGAGCAGATCACCAAGAACATCCAGGAGCTGCTGCGCGCCGCCCAGGAGAACAAACACGACAG ACCGTGTGAGCGTGAGGGTGTTCGCAGGCTCAGGCACAGCCTGGGCTGCTTCAGCACCCTGGTGCCCTGGGTGgacaagcccccctcccccctgctggccCCCGGCCTCCGGccccctgacccctccacctGGTACTCTGGCCTCTGTTCCTGCCTCCCAGgcacagtgtctctctctccctctctctctctgtctctctctctctgtctctctctctctctctgtctctctctctgtctctctctctctctctctctctctctgtgtgttatgcctcccccttcacctcctcac